The Pochonia chlamydosporia 170 chromosome 1, whole genome shotgun sequence genome window below encodes:
- a CDS encoding protein kinase-like domain (similar to Cordyceps militaris CM01 XP_006668684.1) codes for MAVNVNQVGYERRLAVVKDILKSRGLQVSKISDVAYDEAYTYAFNNFFFKVELATPASSSIFTGKQHGTTAAPSDGVSVLVLKLSNPTAGGVNNTNRVENDVAVQHLVRQSMAEAGVEALVPVVYAWTPTTDAKAEEGFGWIMSELKHGVDLNTVFPSLPLEDKVPILEQFATVLKTIQTARIPDSAKMYGGLTFDSSGMIVSGQSSVYKSDPVATYAEFRLSKLRKQLELAAQSPVIQGWKSNGIAGRIEKFIASGGPEKLLAGADLGRMSIIHGDLTTHNMLFDTGTKRITAVLDFDFSFISHTLDEFISGSSLGDLGGMVDFNNKPLKDAILSGNFSTFPENLDKESTQRWQGAKAWNAAMKTVGVVSPSDMRGVQKICDLIELQILICPFDLGNQLMIDQMDDGKKAARREKTEADLVQWLDEHGF; via the exons ATGGcagtcaatgtcaatcaagTAGGCTACGAGCGTCGACTTGCCGTAGTAAAGGACATACTCAAAAGCCGTGGCCTCCAA GTGTCCAAGATCTCGGACGTGGCATACGATGAAGCTTACACATATGCCTTCAAcaatttcttcttcaaggtGGAGCTAGCTACTCCAgcctcatcctccatctTCACAGGCAAGCAACACGGGACAACTGCAGCTCCCTCTGACGGTGTATCCGTCCTGGTGCTTAAACTCAGCAATCCCACAGCAGGGGGTgtaaacaacaccaaccgTGTAGAGAATGACGTCGCGGTGCAGCATCTGGTCCGTCAGTCCATGGCGGAAGCCGGAGTCGAGGCTCTCGTCCCGGTTGTCTACGCCTGGACACCAACGACAGATGCTAAGGCAGAAGAGGGCTTTGGATGGATTATGTCGGAGCTGAAGCACGGTGTGGACTTGAACACGGTGTTCCCATCTCTCCCGCTCGAGGACAAAGTCCCTATTCTGGAGCAGTTCGCTACTGTCTTGAAGACAATACAAACAGCAAGGATACCAGACAGTGCTAAAATGTATGGTGGGCTCACGTTTGACTCGAGTGGCATGATTGTCAGTGGCCAATCGTCCGTCTACAAGAGCGACCCCGTGGCTACATATGCTGAATTCAGGCTCAGCAAGCTGCGTAAGCAACTTGAACTGGCCGCCCAAAGCCCTGTTATCCAGGGCTGGAAGAGCAATGGCATAGCCGGGAGGATTGAAAAGTTTATTGCTAGTGGTGGACCTGAGAAACTCCTTGCTGGTGCCGACTTGGGCAGGATGAGTATAATCCACGGTGACCTCA CAACGCACAACATGCTATTCGATACAGGTACCAAGAGAATCACTGCAGTGCTAGACTTTGACTTTTCTTTCATCTCCCACACCCTCGACGAATTTATCAGTGGCTCTAGTCTCGGCGACCTCGGCGGCATGGTTgacttcaacaacaaacccCTCAAGGATGCTATCCTCAGTGGAAACTTTTCCACATTCCCAGAAAACTTGGACAAAGAGTCTACCCAGAGGTGGCAGGGGGCCAAGGCGTGGAACGCGGCAATGAAAACCGTCGGCGTAGTCTCCCCGAGTGATATGCGGGGCGTGCAAAAGATATGCGACCTTATAGAGCTGCAGATTCTCATATGTCCCTTCGACCTAGGCAATCAGCTCATGATTGACCAAATGGATGATGGGAAAAAGGCCGCACGGCGAGAAAAGACGGAGGCGGATCTTGTGCAGTGGTTGGATGAGCATGGGTTCTAG